In Nostoc piscinale CENA21, the genomic stretch CAATTGATGAATCAAAACTTTCAGTTGATGCGCTTGGATCAGATGCTAACAAGTCTTTCTTGTCTTGTACTGCGGCATTAATTTTTGCATTAACAACTTTTAACACTTATTTGGGTTCATCGATTGCCAGGGTTTCACCTTTGAAAACTTTGCCCTTTAAACTTCTGTAAGAAGCGATCGCTGAATCAACATCTTGAGTTTTGCTATATAACCAAAAAAAAGGAGTCTAATTCAGACTCTCAAAAATGAAAAATTGAAGGGTGGACAGTCGCCCACCCTTATGAGAATCAGGTGATACCAAAAACGATCACCAAGCCCAAAACTGCGCCAAACACAATCAAGGCATAAAATTGAACGCGACCATTTTCTAAATATTTCAGCCCTTCGCCACTGACTAGGGTGAAAAAGCCTGTGAGGTTAACAGCACCATCAACAACGCGGAAGTCAACTTCCATCACTTGTCTAGCTAGGCGACGCAAGCCGAGGACAAAGACGCGATGGTAAATGTCATCAAAGTACCATTTGTTGAGGGATAGCTCGTACAAAGGTTTGATTTTTGCTGCGATCGCAGCAGGGTCAATTTTCCGTTGCAAATACATCAAGGAAGCCAAAGTAATCCCAATCAAGGAAATCCCCACAGAAGCCCCCGCCATAATATAAAATTCCGTCGGCTCGAATTCGGCGGCTTTTTCTAAAACTTCAGCGAGAGTTTCGTTGGGTGAGTAAATAAATTCCTCGAAATAATTAGCAAAGGGAGTTCCCACCAAACCAATCAAAATTGAAGGAACAGCCAGTACTACTAACGGCAAGGTCATTGTCCACGGTGACTCATGGGGAGAATCGCTGTGATGACCATGAGAACCATGATGGTCTCCTGTGGCAGCTAGTTCACCGTGTTTCATTGCCCCTGGGCCAAAATTCGGGGCTGGTTCTTCAGCTTCCAATTCGAGGATGATTGTAGCGGCTTTCTTGAGTTTGTCTTTGATTTTCTCGTCAGTACCCCGGAATTTGCCTTCAAATGTCATGAAATACATTCTGAACATGTAAAAAGCCGTGATTCCCGCAGTTAGCCAGCCAACAATCCACAAAAATGGATTAGCCGCAAAAGCTTTACCAAGAATTTCATCTTTTGACCAAAAACCCGCAAAAGGAGGCATACCAGAAATTGCCAAGCAGCCAATCAAAAAGGTAATGGCTGTAATGGGCATATATTTCCGCAGTTTGCCCATGAGTCGCATATCTTGGGCTAAAGCGGGGTCATGGCCAACGACTCCTTCCATCCCGTGAATTACAGAACCGGAACCCAAGAACAACATCGCTTTGAAGTAAGCGTGAGTCATCAGGTGAAATAAGCCAGCACTGTAAGCACCTACTCCCATCGCCATTACCATGTAACCCAATTGGGAAATGGTGGAGTAAGCCAAGCCTTTTTTGATGTCGTTTTGCGTAATCGCAATTGTCGCCCCTAAAAATGCTGTAAATGCCCCAGTAAAGGCAATTACGTTCATCGCGGCGGGTACGTGTTCAAAAACAGGGTACATCCGGGCAACCAGGAATACACCTGCTGCCACCATTGTGGCGGCGTGGATTAAGGCGGAAATTGGTGTCGGGCCTTCCATCGCATCTGGCAGCCAGACATGGAGGGGGAACTGGGCTGATTTAGCAACGGGGCCGAGGAAGACCAAAATCGCAAACAGGACGGCGAGGAAATTGCTGATTGTTCCTGATTGCACCAGTTGCGCGAGGCGATCGCCCATGATGTGAAAATCAAAGCTACCAGTTGCCCAGAATAGCCCCAAAATCCCCAGTAACAAACCAAAGTCACCAACGCGGTTGGTCACAAATGCTTTTTGGCAGGCATCGGCTGCGGACTTGCGATCGTACCAAAAACCGACCAGCAAGTAGGAACACATCCCTACCAGTTCCCAGAAGATATAAATTTGCACTAAGTTGGGACTGACCACCAGACCCAACATTGAGGAGCCGAATAAGCTCAGATAAGCGTAAAACCTTACATATCCTGGATCATGTGCCATATAGCCATCGGTGTAG encodes the following:
- a CDS encoding NAD(P)H-quinone oxidoreductase subunit 5, producing the protein MEAIYEYAWLIPVLPLLGAMLVGLGLISINQVTNRLRQLNAVLIISLMGAAMGLSFALLWSQIQGHPTYLRTLEWAAAGNFHLRMGYTIDHLTALMLVIVTTVAFLVMVYTDGYMAHDPGYVRFYAYLSLFGSSMLGLVVSPNLVQIYIFWELVGMCSYLLVGFWYDRKSAADACQKAFVTNRVGDFGLLLGILGLFWATGSFDFHIMGDRLAQLVQSGTISNFLAVLFAILVFLGPVAKSAQFPLHVWLPDAMEGPTPISALIHAATMVAAGVFLVARMYPVFEHVPAAMNVIAFTGAFTAFLGATIAITQNDIKKGLAYSTISQLGYMVMAMGVGAYSAGLFHLMTHAYFKAMLFLGSGSVIHGMEGVVGHDPALAQDMRLMGKLRKYMPITAITFLIGCLAISGMPPFAGFWSKDEILGKAFAANPFLWIVGWLTAGITAFYMFRMYFMTFEGKFRGTDEKIKDKLKKAATIILELEAEEPAPNFGPGAMKHGELAATGDHHGSHGHHSDSPHESPWTMTLPLVVLAVPSILIGLVGTPFANYFEEFIYSPNETLAEVLEKAAEFEPTEFYIMAGASVGISLIGITLASLMYLQRKIDPAAIAAKIKPLYELSLNKWYFDDIYHRVFVLGLRRLARQVMEVDFRVVDGAVNLTGFFTLVSGEGLKYLENGRVQFYALIVFGAVLGLVIVFGIT